The following nucleotide sequence is from Chloracidobacterium validum.
GGCGCATTGCCGGTTAGTGACCAAGATGGGTGCGATCGGGCTGGTTGTCTGTGGGTGGTTGCTCTGGGGTGCACTGACGAACGCCACGGCTCAACAACGCCCACTTCTGACCGAAGATGTGGATATTGTCGAGACTGGGCGTATCCGCCTTCAGGCCGGGGCTGACTTCTTTCAAAATCAGCGGTTTGGTTTGTCTGGGCTGCGTGGTGATCTGTACCGCCCGGTTGTGTTGGGCCTCCACTTTGGCTTGAACACCAATGTCGGCTTTTCTATCGAAGGGAGTCTGCGGGACTACTTGAGTATTCGTGAGCGTGGTACCAGCGCGATTCCCCTCGCTATCGCACCAGGTGCAGCCTCGACTTCCGGCGCGAGTGACTTCACGCTTTGGACCAAAATCAAGCTACGCAAGGAAACGCGCCGCGCGCCAAGCTTTGGCGTTCGGGTGGGGGTGCAGCTTCCAAACAGCGACCAGTCCCGTGGGATTGGCTTGAACGCGACCAATGTGTTTGGCGTGGCGCTGGTCGGCAAGCGGTTTGCCAACGAGCGCGTCAACGTTTTTGGCAACATCGGCATCGGAATTCTGACGAGTCCGATTGAACCCGGCGCACAGCAGGACGTACTGACCTACGGACTTGCCGCGATATACCGCGTAACCGATCGGGTGGATGTACTCGGTGAGGTGGCTGGGCGCTACAACCCGCGCACCCCAGTTCCTGGACTGGAAAGCCAGGGACAAGCGCGTTTGGGCGCACGCCTGCGAGCGGCTGGCTTCCAGTGGGACCTGGCCGGCGTGGCTGGGCTAACGAAGTTTAGCCCCCGGCGCGGGCTTACCTTTGGAGTGACCTATGAGTTCAAAGGCTTCGAGCCGGTCAAATAACCCCTGGCAAGTGAAATTCAGGCGTCGCCAGACGCAAAAACTGAGCTATAGTCCGATATGTCTTCACCAAGTATGTCGCTACCAACCAATGTTCCCAAGCGCTTCTCCTCTCATTCCACTACTGCCGTGATGAGGCTGCCAATGAGTGCCAACGTCCCAAAGCGCGTCGAACTCGAAATCCCAATTGCTCACGACAAAGAGCTTGAGGCGACCAAAATCGCGGAGCAACTGGCGGCAGAGCTGGAGTTTGGCCCGGACTGCGTGGCTGAGATCAAGTTGGCGCTCGTCGAAGGGATCATCAACGCTTTTGAGCACAGCGGTAGCGCGATCCAGAAGGTGTTCGTTGAGTTTACCATCCATGACGAAGAACTTGAAGTTATTGTCCAGGACTTTGGTCAAGGCTTCGATGCGGCCAACAAACCCAACGTGCGGCCGCTTCAGAAGCGTGGTTACGGACGAATGCTTATGGAAAGCCTCATGGATGAAGTCAACTACTTCACCAGCCCGCAAGGGACACGGCTGGTGATGAAAAAACGCCGCCCCCCGAAGTGCGCCTGACTGAATTTGACCGAGCTGACTCTAGCCTGCGACAGAGCCGATCGGCCGTTATGACAAACCGCTGACGGCACCTGAGCACCAAAAAAACTGAGCGCCAAGCTGCGAATCTTGCATCCACCCCTGAACTTTATGAGCGATGTATTCAAAGTGACAAGCCGCCAGGCTGGAAAATTTATCGTGATCGCGGTTGAAGGCTACATCAACAATCTAGCTGGCGAGAAAATTCTGGACGAGTTCAACCGACGGGCCGCCGAGGGGTATCGGCACTTCGTCCTCAACCTCGAAAAAACGCAACTCGTCAACAGTATCGGCGTTTCGATTCTGATTGAAATGATCGAGAAAACCCAGGAACTCAGCGGCTCGGTGGCGTTCTGCTGCCTGTTGCCGATCATTGCCAAAACATTCAAAATCATGGGGCTTACCCAGTACGCCCGAGTATATGAAACTGAAGCTGAGGCGCTCGCCGGCTGACTGCCCCACGCTCCTGCCAAAGCTAGACCGCATGGGCCATAACGTAGTTTGTTCAGGGCGTTCCCACGGCACGCCAAGGAATCCACCATGTCGCTACCCTCCACGGCAACGCCCCCTGCATCCATGACCGTTAGCGAAGAGCGCATCGAACGTTTGCTGTACAGTCTGTCCGCCCTGGCCGACATTGGCGAAGCTACAACCGCCGGGGGGAGCTTTGAAACGACGGCACGGGAGCTGCTCCATTTGATTCTTGGAACGCTCGCCGCATCGAAGGGAGCGATTCTGCTTTACGATGCTGCCACAGAACAACTCCGGCCAGTCGTAGCACGCGGCATTGATAATCCACCCGCAATCGCCCTGCCATCCCGGACGGCCGAGCAACTGCGGCTTCATCTAAAGCCGGTGGACCTGTTGGCAACAAATCACCTCCTGGCGGAACAAGTCACCGCTACTCCGTCGGCGTTTACCCGGTTGCAGTCACGTCTGTGGATGCCACTCGTCGTGGGGAGTCAGTTGGTTGGCATTCTAAGCCTGAGCGATAAGTTTGGGCGCAGCGACTATACGTCGGATGACCTGCAACTCCTGGCCACCATGGCGCAGCATGCGTCTCTCGCCCTCTATAATTTTCAAATCATCGGCGAGATTCGGGAAGCCAATTTTCGACTCAAGCGAAAAGTCCTCGAAATGCAATCGCTCTACGATGTCGGGCTGGCGATTGGAGCTTTGCATGAGCTAGACCCGATGGCCAGCGAGATTATCCAACGGGCGGTAATGCTGCTCGATGCGAGTGAAGGCGTCCTGTTTTCGCTCGAAAAGGGAGGACTGCGGGTTGCGGCTTCGTTCGGACTGGATGCCGACTACCCCCCCAAAGCCCTGCTCCCGCTCCATCAAATTCAGCCACGTGAAATTCACGAGGTCGTCATTGCCAACCAACAGGGCTGCCGTCTCAACCTGCGGGAACAGGGCGGGTCTAAAAATTACGCCATTCTTCCGTTGGTGGTGAGCGGGCAGATCGTTGGCGTTCTCATGGTTTGCGATAAGCAGAGCCGGGACGGTTACGCCTCCTTCACCGAAGAGGATGAGCAGTTCTTGTCGGCCCTCGCCACCCAGGCGGCCATTGCTATCGAAAACGCCCGGTTACACCAGGAAGCCATCGAAAAAGAACGCATCGAGAAAGAGTTGGAGGTTGCCGCGGCAATCCAGCAACGGATTTTACCCGATGCCTCGCCCACGCTCGACGTTGTCGAAGTCATTGGGGTGAACCTTTCCTGCCGCCAGGTGGGCGGTGACTACTACGACTACATCCGTTTCGACGAACCAAAGCTGGGGATCGTGATTGCGGATGTATCCGGCAAAGGAACGCCCGCGGCCCTTCTCGTTTCCACGCTCCAGGCAAGCTTTCGCGCGCTCGTTGAAAGCCATGATTTGGCTGAAACTGTCACACGCCTGAATCGGGTTATCTACAAGGCGTCGCCGTCATACAACTACATCACCTTCTTCTACGGCGTCCTGGACCTCGAAACGCGGTTATTTCGGTCAATCAACGCCGGGCATAACGATCCACTCCTGTACCGTCCACGCACGGGCGAGTGGGTACGCTTTGCCAGCGGCGGTTTTTGCCTGGGCATGTTTGACTGGGGAACCTACGAGGTTCAGGAAACCCAACTCGAACCAGGTGATTTACTGTTTCTTTACACCGATGGCGTCACCGAATCCACCAATGAACGAGATGAGGAATTTGGCGAGGACCGCGCGCGCGCACTGCTTGCCGCAGCAGCCCACTTACCGGTGGATCAAATTTCAGCTCGCTTGTCAGCCGCCATTCAGGATTTCGTTGGGAACGCCCCCCAGCATGACGACTTGACCTACGTACTTGCACGGGTGAAATGACATGCTCCGACACCAAATTGTCACACCTTTCAGTAATCGCTCGACCTGGGGCCGGCGGCTTTCCTACGGTGGCTTGCTTTTGCTGGTTGTTGTTGGCGCACTGG
It contains:
- a CDS encoding STAS domain-containing protein, with amino-acid sequence MSDVFKVTSRQAGKFIVIAVEGYINNLAGEKILDEFNRRAAEGYRHFVLNLEKTQLVNSIGVSILIEMIEKTQELSGSVAFCCLLPIIAKTFKIMGLTQYARVYETEAEALAG
- a CDS encoding SpoIIE family protein phosphatase, with the translated sequence MSLPSTATPPASMTVSEERIERLLYSLSALADIGEATTAGGSFETTARELLHLILGTLAASKGAILLYDAATEQLRPVVARGIDNPPAIALPSRTAEQLRLHLKPVDLLATNHLLAEQVTATPSAFTRLQSRLWMPLVVGSQLVGILSLSDKFGRSDYTSDDLQLLATMAQHASLALYNFQIIGEIREANFRLKRKVLEMQSLYDVGLAIGALHELDPMASEIIQRAVMLLDASEGVLFSLEKGGLRVAASFGLDADYPPKALLPLHQIQPREIHEVVIANQQGCRLNLREQGGSKNYAILPLVVSGQIVGVLMVCDKQSRDGYASFTEEDEQFLSALATQAAIAIENARLHQEAIEKERIEKELEVAAAIQQRILPDASPTLDVVEVIGVNLSCRQVGGDYYDYIRFDEPKLGIVIADVSGKGTPAALLVSTLQASFRALVESHDLAETVTRLNRVIYKASPSYNYITFFYGVLDLETRLFRSINAGHNDPLLYRPRTGEWVRFASGGFCLGMFDWGTYEVQETQLEPGDLLFLYTDGVTESTNERDEEFGEDRARALLAAAAHLPVDQISARLSAAIQDFVGNAPQHDDLTYVLARVK
- a CDS encoding ATP-binding protein, which gives rise to MSANVPKRVELEIPIAHDKELEATKIAEQLAAELEFGPDCVAEIKLALVEGIINAFEHSGSAIQKVFVEFTIHDEELEVIVQDFGQGFDAANKPNVRPLQKRGYGRMLMESLMDEVNYFTSPQGTRLVMKKRRPPKCA